In Planctomycetia bacterium, one DNA window encodes the following:
- a CDS encoding dipeptidase — protein sequence MVATATIEKAFAYLEQNKSRFMDELFDFLRIESISAQKEHEADNRTCAEWVKKRFEAAGLKADIEPTAGWPAVIAMGEQKPGRPTLLFYGHYDVQPEGDLNLWHTGPFKPVVKDGMIVCRGSADDKGQVFCAMLAAEAWMKTAGSLPVNVKFCVEGEEEVGSPNLAPMIRKNRERLACDYVVIHDTAQVGLGKPAVTAATKGLVYKEVIVRGPKKDLHSGTFGGAVANPANVLAALIASFHDSDGRVNIPGFYDKVKEMSAEEVKMMEGLGLKESDLLADLGSPKTWGEKGYSVTYRRWARPTLDVNGIYGGYMKEGSSTIIPSFAGAKISMRLVPDQTGAEIDKLFEATVKARLPDTVTFEIKTHANCDPYLADVTSPGMKAARQAVAMGFGKDATLIREGGSLPILPMLKEVLGADSLMMGYAQPNCNAHSPNEFFHVSDFESGMRASAAFLGLMGTSA from the coding sequence ATGGTGGCGACGGCGACGATCGAGAAGGCGTTTGCATACCTGGAGCAGAACAAGTCCCGGTTCATGGATGAGTTGTTTGACTTTCTGCGGATCGAGAGCATCTCGGCGCAGAAGGAACACGAAGCCGACAATCGCACGTGCGCCGAGTGGGTGAAAAAACGCTTCGAGGCGGCTGGGCTGAAGGCCGACATCGAGCCGACGGCGGGCTGGCCGGCGGTCATCGCCATGGGCGAGCAGAAGCCGGGCCGGCCGACGCTGCTGTTCTACGGGCACTACGACGTGCAGCCCGAAGGAGATTTGAATCTCTGGCACACGGGGCCGTTCAAGCCGGTCGTGAAAGACGGCATGATCGTCTGCCGCGGATCGGCCGACGACAAGGGTCAGGTCTTCTGTGCGATGCTGGCGGCCGAGGCGTGGATGAAGACAGCCGGCTCATTGCCGGTGAACGTGAAGTTCTGCGTCGAGGGCGAGGAGGAAGTCGGCTCGCCGAATCTCGCGCCGATGATCCGCAAGAATCGTGAGCGGCTGGCGTGCGATTATGTGGTGATCCATGACACGGCGCAGGTGGGGCTGGGCAAGCCCGCGGTGACGGCGGCGACCAAGGGACTGGTCTATAAGGAAGTCATCGTCCGCGGCCCGAAGAAGGACCTCCACAGCGGCACGTTCGGAGGCGCGGTCGCCAACCCGGCCAACGTGCTCGCGGCGCTCATCGCGTCGTTTCACGATTCAGACGGCCGCGTGAATATCCCGGGCTTCTACGACAAGGTGAAGGAGATGTCGGCCGAGGAAGTGAAGATGATGGAGGGGCTGGGCCTGAAGGAATCCGATCTGCTGGCCGATCTGGGCAGCCCGAAGACCTGGGGCGAAAAGGGCTACAGCGTGACGTACCGCCGCTGGGCAAGGCCGACGCTGGACGTGAACGGCATCTACGGCGGGTATATGAAGGAAGGCTCCAGCACGATCATCCCGTCGTTCGCCGGCGCGAAGATTTCGATGCGCCTCGTTCCCGATCAGACCGGCGCGGAGATCGACAAGCTCTTCGAGGCGACGGTGAAGGCGCGGCTGCCCGACACGGTGACCTTCGAGATCAAGACGCACGCGAACTGTGATCCGTACCTGGCGGACGTGACCTCGCCGGGGATGAAGGCCGCGCGGCAGGCGGTGGCGATGGGCTTCGGCAAGGACGCGACGCTGATCCGCGAAGGCGGCAGCCTCCCCATTCTGCCCATGCTGAAGGAAGTGCTGGGTGCCGACAGCCTGATGATGGGTTACGCCCAGCCGAACTGCAACGCCCATTCGCCCAACGAGTTCTTCCACGTGAGCGATTTCGAGTCCGGCATGCGCGCATCCGCCGCGTTTCTAGGCTTGATGGGCACCAGCGCGTAG
- a CDS encoding cytoplasmic protein, producing the protein MPDEFISEPITPDAGTFDTAAMATGAPGLPTGFTWREEHHHITEVLSTWKVSEAEDHARGELYYRKQFWKVRTDRGLVATVYAVRKVKRGESPRKRWWLYTIHHD; encoded by the coding sequence ATGCCCGACGAATTCATCAGCGAGCCGATCACGCCGGACGCGGGAACCTTCGACACCGCCGCGATGGCGACCGGCGCGCCGGGCCTGCCGACCGGCTTCACCTGGCGAGAGGAGCATCACCACATCACCGAAGTACTCTCCACGTGGAAGGTCAGCGAGGCCGAAGACCACGCACGCGGCGAATTGTATTATCGCAAGCAGTTCTGGAAGGTGCGCACCGACCGCGGGCTGGTCGCGACGGTCTACGCGGTCCGCAAGGTCAAGCGCGGCGAGTCACCCCGCAAGCGATGGTGGCTGTACACCATTCACCACGATTAG
- a CDS encoding enoyl-CoA hydratase/isomerase family protein: MTPYTGKPAESFGFKHIKYEKARNRATVTFNRPAVHNAVNGPMLVELIAAFQDASWDDAVRVLILTGAGDKAFCTGADVKEQAEEFIGEPGKYWKWMGLFIEAHEKLRNLGKPTIARLNGMVVGGGNEFNMSCDLAIAADDIIIRQVGAARGSVAAAGATQFLPLIVGDRRAREILFLCEEIPAKKALEWGLVNEVVPRAKLDAAVDAMATKLINKLPECIRYAKQQLNFWRDLSWHTTIGHARDWLSIHNMAPEVAEGMRAFVEKRPVDYEKVRREIK, encoded by the coding sequence TTGACGCCATATACGGGCAAACCCGCCGAGTCGTTCGGCTTCAAGCACATCAAGTATGAGAAAGCGCGGAACCGCGCCACGGTGACGTTTAACCGGCCTGCGGTACACAACGCCGTAAACGGGCCGATGCTCGTCGAGCTGATCGCCGCGTTTCAGGACGCCTCATGGGATGACGCCGTGCGTGTGCTCATCCTCACCGGCGCGGGCGACAAGGCATTCTGCACCGGGGCCGACGTGAAGGAGCAGGCCGAGGAGTTCATCGGCGAGCCCGGCAAATACTGGAAATGGATGGGCCTGTTCATCGAGGCGCACGAGAAGCTGCGCAACCTCGGCAAGCCGACGATCGCCCGGCTCAACGGCATGGTGGTCGGAGGCGGCAACGAGTTCAACATGTCCTGCGACCTGGCCATCGCGGCTGATGACATCATCATCCGACAGGTCGGCGCGGCCCGCGGCAGCGTCGCGGCGGCCGGGGCGACGCAGTTTCTCCCGCTCATCGTCGGCGACCGGCGGGCGCGCGAGATTCTCTTTCTCTGCGAAGAGATTCCCGCGAAGAAGGCGCTCGAGTGGGGCCTCGTGAATGAAGTCGTCCCGCGGGCGAAACTCGACGCGGCCGTCGATGCGATGGCGACGAAGCTCATCAACAAGCTGCCGGAGTGCATCCGCTACGCCAAGCAGCAGTTGAATTTCTGGCGCGATCTGTCGTGGCACACGACGATCGGCCACGCACGGGATTGGCTATCGATCCACAACATGGCGCCGGAAGTCGCCGAGGGGATGCGCGCGTTCGTGGAAAAGCGGCCGGTGGACTACGAGAAGGTGCGGCGCGAGATAAAATAG
- a CDS encoding HPF/RaiA family ribosome-associated protein, producing MTLTILVRGVEGGAKLKELADKKFSSGLRRFEAVIRKATVKLEDETGPRKQTVDKVCTVELKLARGGELRVREVGDNFTGVINTALDRIKAALSRSVGRMKRGVGEG from the coding sequence ATGACGTTGACGATTCTCGTACGCGGCGTCGAAGGCGGCGCGAAACTGAAGGAACTGGCGGACAAGAAATTCTCGAGCGGGCTGCGGCGTTTTGAGGCTGTCATCCGCAAGGCAACCGTGAAGCTGGAAGACGAAACCGGCCCGCGCAAACAGACGGTGGACAAGGTCTGCACGGTTGAATTGAAACTGGCCCGCGGCGGCGAACTGCGCGTGCGCGAAGTGGGCGACAATTTCACAGGCGTCATCAATACGGCCCTCGACCGCATCAAGGCCGCCTTAAGCCGCTCGGTCGGGCGGATGAAGCGGGGCGTTGGAGAAGGGTAA
- a CDS encoding acyl--CoA ligase: MSNHPASQKLESFDAVTAKLIDAAHQCEPLPAIDDKLPFRSLGEMWYAQGTQRVDQPWMTYYPCQTDDETPKAFSYGAFLSLIERVAKVLANHYGVRPGGSVATLTINEPMTVAIYFAAWRIGARVVPINPSESDDRVGYIVGNSDATVLIAHATARKDFSGVEKAIGPNVRRAMSIDGEGGAGGATAKPVAGWDDFAALVASVKPSPMAEPPPQVSWDSEALVVYTSGTTGNPKGVVLTQKQMFADAWAIARWHHITHRTVMMNVLPIHHVNGTIVTLLTPAFTGAHVVVNRRFRSGGFWRKLARHSVEIVSVVPTLLQFLIEADEPFKPEDIPAFRHFICGAGPLSVEVARDFQEKFGLRIVHGYGLSETVCYSCFLPVDLEWDEHCAWMYDHGFPSIGCPVEVNEMAIHDDRGLPVPDGVKGEIVIRGHNVMVGYFKNPEANATTFKHGWFRSGDEGFRRRGNDGRDYYFITGRLKELIIRGGVNISPFEIDEVLTSMPGVRVGLAVGFDNRYYGEEVGAYVQVQPGQVVTQEAVIAYCRGKLPTSKCPKVVLFGDDIPVTSTGKYQRGKLKPLFEKWKDVQFKD, encoded by the coding sequence ATGTCGAACCATCCTGCGTCCCAGAAGCTGGAATCCTTCGACGCCGTCACCGCCAAGCTGATCGACGCCGCGCACCAATGCGAGCCGTTGCCCGCCATTGACGACAAATTGCCCTTTCGCAGCCTCGGCGAGATGTGGTATGCCCAGGGCACACAGCGCGTCGATCAGCCGTGGATGACCTATTACCCCTGTCAGACCGACGACGAGACGCCGAAAGCGTTCTCCTACGGCGCGTTCCTGTCACTGATCGAGCGCGTGGCGAAGGTACTCGCGAATCATTACGGCGTTCGGCCCGGCGGCAGCGTGGCGACGTTGACCATCAACGAGCCGATGACGGTGGCGATCTACTTCGCCGCCTGGCGGATCGGCGCGCGCGTCGTGCCGATCAATCCGAGTGAGTCCGACGATCGCGTCGGCTACATCGTCGGCAACAGCGACGCAACCGTGCTGATCGCCCACGCCACCGCGCGTAAGGACTTTTCCGGCGTCGAGAAGGCCATCGGCCCGAACGTCCGCCGCGCCATGTCCATCGACGGCGAGGGCGGCGCGGGCGGTGCCACGGCCAAGCCCGTCGCCGGCTGGGACGACTTCGCAGCGCTCGTCGCCTCCGTCAAGCCTTCGCCGATGGCCGAACCGCCGCCGCAAGTATCTTGGGACAGCGAGGCGCTGGTGGTCTATACGTCGGGCACGACGGGCAATCCCAAGGGCGTGGTGCTGACACAAAAGCAAATGTTCGCCGACGCGTGGGCGATCGCTCGCTGGCATCACATCACCCATCGTACCGTGATGATGAACGTGCTGCCGATCCACCATGTCAACGGCACCATCGTCACGCTGCTGACGCCCGCCTTCACCGGGGCGCACGTCGTGGTCAACCGGCGTTTCCGCAGCGGCGGCTTCTGGCGCAAGCTCGCCCGGCACTCCGTCGAAATCGTCAGCGTGGTGCCGACCTTGCTGCAATTCCTCATCGAGGCCGACGAGCCGTTCAAACCCGAAGACATCCCCGCATTTCGACACTTCATCTGCGGCGCGGGGCCGCTCTCCGTCGAGGTCGCACGCGACTTTCAGGAGAAGTTCGGCCTGCGCATCGTCCACGGCTACGGCCTGTCGGAGACCGTTTGCTATTCCTGCTTCCTGCCGGTCGATCTCGAGTGGGACGAGCACTGCGCCTGGATGTACGACCACGGCTTTCCGTCGATCGGCTGTCCGGTCGAGGTCAACGAGATGGCCATCCACGACGACCGCGGCCTGCCCGTGCCCGACGGCGTCAAGGGCGAGATCGTCATCCGCGGGCACAATGTGATGGTCGGGTATTTCAAGAACCCCGAAGCCAACGCGACGACGTTCAAGCACGGCTGGTTCCGCAGCGGCGACGAGGGCTTCCGCCGGCGCGGCAACGACGGGCGGGACTACTACTTCATCACCGGCCGGCTGAAGGAGCTGATCATTCGCGGCGGCGTGAACATTTCGCCGTTTGAAATAGACGAAGTGCTGACATCCATGCCCGGCGTGCGCGTGGGCCTTGCGGTCGGCTTCGACAATCGTTACTACGGCGAGGAGGTCGGCGCGTATGTGCAGGTCCAGCCGGGGCAGGTGGTGACACAAGAGGCGGTCATCGCGTACTGCCGCGGCAAGCTGCCGACGTCGAAGTGCCCGAAAGTGGTTCTATTCGGCGACGACATCCCGGTGACCAGCACGGGCAAATACCAGCGAGGCAAGCTCAAGCCGCTGTTCGAGAAGTGGAAGGATGTGCAGTTTAAGGATTAA
- a CDS encoding aminotransferase class V-fold PLP-dependent enzyme: MEIEAYRARMPICREYNFMDHAAVGPVSGPAADAMRAYLDEAQHHAWARGGMLPETARVRQNAAKLLNCHPEEVTFVKNTSEGLGYVANGLQFSKGDNIVTTGVEFPANIYPWMNLRSHGVQLKMVPEDNGRIPLERLVELIDDRTRVVTVSAVQYASGFRTDLAALGTICQQRGVLFCVDAIQALGVLPLDVRAMKIDFLSADGHKWLLGPEGAGVFYCRHELLGLLRPSSVGWLNVRNATAFNDYRLEFRDDARRFDNGSYNFAGIWGLGASIQWLLGIGIDKIWQRVEMLTNRLADGVREKGYRLVSSRQSGENSGIVCFVSAKHDHARIVSHLRQEYRTVISTRGGRLRVSPHFYNTEDEIDQLIEHLPAH; encoded by the coding sequence ATGGAAATCGAAGCCTATCGCGCGCGGATGCCCATCTGCCGCGAATACAACTTCATGGACCATGCGGCAGTCGGCCCCGTGTCGGGTCCGGCGGCTGACGCGATGCGCGCCTACCTTGATGAGGCGCAACACCACGCTTGGGCGCGTGGCGGAATGTTGCCCGAGACGGCTCGCGTCCGCCAGAACGCGGCCAAACTTCTGAACTGCCATCCCGAAGAAGTCACGTTCGTCAAGAACACGTCCGAGGGCTTGGGTTACGTCGCCAACGGGCTGCAATTCTCCAAGGGCGACAACATCGTCACCACCGGAGTCGAGTTCCCCGCCAATATTTATCCGTGGATGAATCTCCGCTCACACGGCGTGCAGCTCAAGATGGTGCCGGAGGACAACGGCCGAATCCCGCTCGAACGCCTCGTCGAGCTAATCGATGATCGCACGCGCGTGGTCACCGTATCGGCCGTGCAATATGCCAGCGGGTTCCGCACCGATCTCGCGGCCCTGGGAACGATCTGCCAGCAGCGCGGGGTGTTGTTCTGCGTGGACGCCATTCAGGCGCTGGGTGTGCTGCCGCTCGACGTGCGCGCGATGAAGATCGACTTCTTAAGCGCCGACGGGCACAAGTGGTTGCTGGGTCCCGAGGGCGCGGGCGTATTTTACTGCCGCCACGAATTGCTGGGCCTGTTGCGGCCGTCAAGCGTCGGCTGGCTGAACGTGCGCAACGCGACCGCCTTCAACGATTATCGTCTGGAGTTCCGCGATGACGCGCGGCGATTCGACAACGGCAGTTACAATTTCGCCGGCATCTGGGGACTGGGGGCGTCGATCCAATGGCTGCTCGGCATTGGCATCGACAAAATCTGGCAGCGCGTCGAGATGCTGACCAATCGGCTGGCCGACGGCGTCCGCGAGAAGGGTTATCGCCTCGTCAGCTCGCGCCAAAGCGGTGAGAACAGCGGCATCGTCTGCTTTGTCTCGGCCAAGCACGATCATGCGAGAATCGTCAGCCACCTGCGGCAGGAATATCGCACGGTCATCTCCACGCGCGGCGGTCGCTTGCGCGTCAGCCCGCACTTTTACAACACCGAAGACGAAATCGACCAGTTGATCGAGCATCTCCCGGCGCACTGA
- a CDS encoding pyridoxal-phosphate dependent enzyme, producing MTAPDDHFDYPLFQAFPSLLHALPRVALGSWPTPVTALPHFAHSHGLTTLHVKREDQSHALCGGNKVRGLELLLADAIARGAKTLVTMGATGSHHVCRTAWHAAKLGLRTVALLVPQPSAEYARRNLLCAVKVGAELFPVSYVAVAPALIREMLRPRNWQASHPPYFIPPGGTSPRSCIGHVNAMFELRDQINAGILPEPDCLFAPLGSLGTAAGLLLGARLAGFKTRVVGVAVSYRWYCTAGRCVRMALRCLRFMRRFDSSIPEVDLGAGDLDIVHSALGEGYALFTERSIALARALHHLDGIPLDGTYTAKAFAGMMDYILAHRLATRRHLFWQTYQPLSPALCDQTAVLRLSPALRRFVEDAVQPLDEMLYYPRE from the coding sequence ATGACCGCGCCGGACGACCATTTCGATTACCCGCTCTTTCAAGCATTTCCATCGCTGTTGCACGCGCTGCCTCGCGTGGCACTGGGTTCCTGGCCGACGCCCGTCACCGCATTGCCGCACTTTGCCCACTCCCACGGCCTGACCACGCTGCACGTCAAGCGTGAGGACCAGAGCCACGCGCTATGCGGCGGTAACAAGGTGCGAGGACTTGAACTGCTCCTGGCTGATGCAATAGCTCGCGGAGCAAAGACGCTCGTCACCATGGGCGCAACCGGCAGCCACCACGTCTGCCGCACCGCCTGGCACGCGGCTAAGCTCGGTCTTCGCACCGTGGCGCTGCTCGTGCCGCAACCGAGCGCCGAGTACGCCCGGCGCAATCTGCTGTGCGCTGTGAAAGTCGGCGCGGAGTTGTTTCCCGTTTCCTACGTCGCCGTCGCGCCAGCGCTGATTCGCGAGATGCTCCGCCCGCGCAATTGGCAGGCCTCACACCCCCCCTACTTCATCCCACCAGGCGGTACCAGCCCGCGCTCCTGCATCGGCCACGTCAATGCGATGTTCGAGCTGCGCGATCAAATCAACGCTGGCATCCTGCCCGAACCGGACTGTCTATTTGCCCCATTGGGCAGCCTCGGCACGGCCGCCGGCTTGCTGCTCGGCGCGCGGCTTGCCGGGTTTAAGACGCGCGTCGTCGGGGTGGCGGTGTCGTACCGCTGGTACTGCACGGCCGGACGCTGCGTGCGGATGGCGCTGCGCTGCCTGCGGTTCATGCGTCGATTCGACTCGTCGATTCCCGAAGTCGATCTCGGCGCGGGCGATCTCGATATCGTCCACTCGGCGCTGGGCGAGGGGTACGCGCTATTCACCGAGCGATCGATCGCGTTGGCGCGCGCGCTGCACCATCTCGACGGCATCCCGCTGGACGGAACCTACACCGCCAAGGCATTCGCGGGGATGATGGATTACATACTCGCACATCGGCTCGCGACGCGACGGCACCTGTTCTGGCAAACGTATCAACCTCTTTCGCCTGCATTGTGCGATCAGACCGCCGTGCTGCGGTTGTCGCCCGCGCTCCGCCGATTCGTGGAAGACGCTGTGCAGCCGCTGGACGAAATGCTGTACTATCCGCGCGAGTAA
- a CDS encoding PEP-CTERM sorting domain-containing protein translates to MFGFSSAFVRGTCVAMVLNFVGSVAMAVGPEVIYTEITTHSSGTVPGALDGAGNPVATNWLALEDLSIRHDGGEWMLKGRTTQATTNDSILVKGSGLSGTMFAQDGQPLQGGAPGEQYDFFDSPVPAAWDTAGNIAFSCRAKGGVAGNAEKIIKVVGGVHTVVIQQGMPALGLVDVPANPTGDELFGNSMNSVYLLDDGRVSFVNTPITNLHTTRYPAIFRNNMAFKQSGVTPIGLEIWDSFDLSDAGGTPDGAFWFAEGDTENPNTAIDKILAVNDTIMIQEGSPVAGAGTPIMADIFFTRMVSNGDWFSRGDDPADNDWAVRNGVLLAKSGDPISGGENWADIFSGFTGDRLGNWLLTGNTNIGNPNIDTVMVYNGTTVLMREGDPIDHDNNGFFDDDVFLASFQPNDMHLTDSGLVYFLATLRNGAGTALGDAFLRIAVPEPATLAALAIGFALFRPRRRSSSR, encoded by the coding sequence ATGTTCGGATTTTCGTCAGCTTTCGTTCGCGGCACCTGCGTCGCGATGGTCTTGAATTTCGTCGGGTCGGTCGCGATGGCGGTGGGCCCCGAAGTCATCTATACCGAGATCACGACGCATTCGTCGGGGACGGTTCCCGGCGCGCTGGACGGCGCGGGCAATCCGGTGGCGACGAATTGGCTTGCGCTGGAGGACCTCTCGATCCGCCACGATGGCGGGGAGTGGATGCTGAAGGGTCGCACGACGCAGGCGACGACAAATGACTCGATTCTCGTCAAGGGGTCTGGTTTGAGCGGAACAATGTTCGCGCAGGACGGCCAGCCGCTCCAAGGCGGCGCGCCGGGCGAGCAGTACGATTTTTTTGATTCGCCGGTACCGGCCGCATGGGACACCGCGGGCAACATCGCCTTCAGTTGCCGCGCCAAGGGCGGCGTGGCCGGCAACGCCGAGAAGATCATCAAAGTGGTCGGCGGCGTGCATACGGTTGTCATTCAGCAGGGCATGCCGGCCCTGGGACTGGTTGACGTTCCGGCCAACCCCACCGGAGACGAACTCTTTGGGAACTCGATGAACTCGGTGTATCTGCTGGACGACGGGCGCGTTTCGTTCGTCAACACGCCGATCACGAACCTGCACACCACGCGTTACCCGGCGATCTTCCGGAACAACATGGCGTTCAAGCAGTCGGGTGTTACGCCGATCGGTTTGGAGATTTGGGACAGCTTCGACTTGAGCGACGCCGGCGGCACGCCCGACGGCGCGTTCTGGTTCGCCGAAGGCGATACCGAAAATCCCAACACCGCCATTGATAAGATTCTGGCCGTGAACGATACGATCATGATTCAGGAGGGTTCGCCGGTTGCGGGCGCCGGCACGCCGATCATGGCGGATATCTTCTTCACGCGCATGGTCAGCAACGGCGACTGGTTCTCGCGCGGCGATGATCCGGCCGACAACGACTGGGCCGTACGCAACGGTGTGCTACTTGCCAAGAGCGGCGACCCCATTTCGGGCGGTGAGAACTGGGCCGACATCTTCAGCGGCTTCACCGGCGATCGCCTCGGCAACTGGCTGCTCACCGGCAACACCAACATCGGCAACCCGAACATCGACACCGTCATGGTGTATAACGGTACGACGGTGTTGATGCGCGAGGGCGATCCGATCGACCATGACAACAACGGCTTCTTTGACGACGACGTGTTCCTGGCCAGCTTCCAGCCGAATGACATGCACCTGACCGACAGCGGTCTGGTGTATTTCCTCGCGACGCTGCGAAACGGGGCAGGCACGGCCCTGGGTGATGCCTTCCTGCGAATCGCCGTTCCCGAGCCGGCCACGCTGGCGGCCCTGGCGATAGGCTTCGCGCTGTTCCGCCCGCGCCGACGGTCGTCGAGCCGTTGA
- a CDS encoding fumarylacetoacetate hydrolase family protein, producing MKFCQFYRSEKDRAADLQRRVPVDARLGALIGDRIVDITDRAAQCADLRDPQFAGVLTAAVAMAPEFEALRGEVRTLSTDGGLMPEEVFFGPCVLRPSQFLDFYAFEQHVMTMRKKRGFDFIVPEWYEVPAYYNSNATSLIGHGMTAIFPAGEDKLDYECEMACIIGRPIRNATLETARSAIAGYATLNDLSARARQTKVMPINMGPSAGKDFGSALGPYLVTPDEIPDLGALGMRAFVNGEKWTDGRYGTVQHSFEAMIVFASASRWLYPGDLLGSGTVGGGCGAELGKFLKPGDTVRVEIDTLGTVENRVERDR from the coding sequence ATGAAATTCTGCCAGTTCTATCGATCCGAGAAAGACCGCGCGGCGGATCTGCAACGCCGCGTGCCCGTCGACGCTCGTCTCGGTGCCCTGATCGGCGACAGAATCGTGGACATCACCGACCGCGCCGCCCAATGCGCCGACCTGCGCGATCCACAGTTCGCCGGCGTGCTCACCGCCGCCGTCGCGATGGCGCCGGAGTTTGAAGCCCTTCGGGGCGAGGTCCGCACGCTGTCGACCGATGGCGGTCTCATGCCGGAGGAAGTCTTTTTCGGCCCGTGCGTGTTGCGGCCGTCGCAGTTCTTGGACTTCTACGCCTTCGAGCAGCATGTGATGACCATGCGCAAGAAACGCGGCTTCGATTTCATCGTGCCCGAATGGTACGAAGTGCCCGCCTATTACAACTCCAATGCGACGAGCCTCATCGGCCACGGCATGACGGCGATTTTCCCCGCCGGCGAAGACAAGCTGGACTACGAGTGCGAAATGGCGTGCATCATCGGTCGGCCGATCCGCAACGCCACGCTGGAGACGGCGCGGTCGGCGATCGCGGGTTACGCGACGCTGAATGACCTGTCCGCTCGTGCACGACAGACGAAAGTGATGCCGATCAACATGGGGCCGAGCGCGGGCAAGGATTTCGGCAGCGCGCTGGGGCCGTACCTGGTGACGCCGGACGAGATTCCCGACCTGGGTGCGCTGGGGATGAGGGCGTTTGTGAATGGCGAGAAGTGGACCGACGGCCGCTATGGCACGGTGCAGCACTCGTTCGAGGCGATGATCGTGTTCGCCAGCGCGAGCCGGTGGCTGTATCCGGGGGACCTTCTCGGCAGCGGGACGGTCGGCGGCGGCTGTGGCGCGGAATTAGGCAAGTTTCTCAAACCCGGCGACACCGTGCGCGTGGAGATCGACACGCTGGGAACGGTGGAAAATCGGGTGGAACGGGACCGGTAG
- the cls gene encoding cardiolipin synthase yields the protein MPSFEFWTLVSLASYACAVVAIIDILLKRRDPRGMIAWIFALIFLPIVGVVLYGLIGYPPLYRKVRRREKRKRIIAAALAARSKATVAAHPADTALATDAAQRSLMAMASAISETSPTVGNSVEVHHEAEKMFAALFAMIESARSHVHLEYYIYADDETGRSLGDLLARKVREGVEVRLLLDAVGCWKLSRAFVRDLQARGVRIAFFLPWGLTTRRLNINCRNHRKLVVIDGTRAVIGSHNIADEYRGRKARFGPWRDTTLCIHGPAAAQLQEIFAEDWHFATRESLLTERYFPPLEPAGRQVMQIIPSGPDRRPRILDHLLFAAVSDARHGVLLITPYFVPDNAMLLALESAALRGVRVRLLLPSKSDHWMVLWAGRATYQELLDAGVEIYEYDRGMLHSKVVVVDQRWAMVGSANMDVRSFRINFELTSILYDADAARLLEADFDALLASSHRVLPGEIAAYSFGQQLALGAARMATPIL from the coding sequence ATGCCGTCGTTTGAATTCTGGACGCTCGTCTCGCTGGCGTCGTACGCCTGCGCCGTGGTCGCAATCATCGATATCCTCCTGAAGCGACGCGATCCGCGCGGCATGATCGCCTGGATTTTCGCCCTGATCTTTCTTCCCATTGTCGGCGTTGTCCTGTACGGGCTGATCGGCTACCCGCCGCTTTATCGAAAGGTCCGTCGCCGCGAGAAACGCAAACGCATCATTGCTGCGGCGCTGGCGGCTCGCTCAAAGGCGACCGTCGCCGCGCACCCGGCCGACACCGCCCTCGCCACCGACGCCGCGCAGCGCAGCCTCATGGCCATGGCCAGCGCAATCAGCGAAACCTCCCCCACGGTCGGCAACTCCGTGGAGGTTCATCACGAGGCCGAGAAAATGTTCGCTGCCCTGTTCGCAATGATCGAGTCGGCCCGATCGCACGTTCATCTCGAGTATTACATCTACGCCGACGACGAGACGGGCCGCTCGCTCGGTGACTTGCTCGCTCGAAAGGTGCGCGAGGGAGTCGAAGTGCGCCTCCTGCTTGATGCCGTCGGCTGCTGGAAGCTCTCGCGTGCGTTCGTGCGCGATCTGCAAGCGCGCGGCGTGCGGATCGCCTTTTTCCTCCCATGGGGCCTCACGACGCGGCGGCTGAACATCAACTGCCGCAATCACCGAAAACTCGTCGTCATCGACGGCACCCGCGCCGTCATCGGCAGTCACAACATCGCTGACGAATACCGCGGGCGCAAGGCACGTTTCGGCCCCTGGCGGGACACGACCCTCTGCATCCATGGACCGGCTGCCGCCCAGTTGCAGGAAATTTTCGCCGAGGACTGGCATTTCGCCACCCGTGAAAGCCTCCTCACCGAACGCTACTTTCCTCCGCTGGAACCGGCGGGCCGACAGGTCATGCAGATCATCCCGAGCGGTCCGGATCGCCGACCGCGCATCCTCGATCACCTGCTCTTCGCAGCCGTGTCCGATGCGCGGCACGGCGTGCTGCTGATCACGCCATACTTCGTGCCGGACAACGCCATGCTCCTCGCGCTGGAGTCAGCCGCCCTGCGCGGCGTGCGCGTGCGGCTCTTGCTCCCTTCCAAATCAGATCATTGGATGGTGCTCTGGGCCGGCCGCGCGACGTATCAGGAACTGCTCGATGCCGGCGTGGAGATTTACGAATACGACCGCGGCATGTTGCATTCCAAAGTCGTCGTCGTCGATCAGCGGTGGGCGATGGTCGGATCGGCCAACATGGACGTGCGAAGCTTTCGCATCAATTTTGAACTGACCAGCATCCTCTACGATGCCGACGCCGCTCGGCTGCTCGAAGCCGACTTCGATGCGCTGCTCGCGTCATCCCACCGCGTCCTGCCGGGCGAAATCGCCGCCTACAGCTTCGGCCAGCAACTGGCCCTCGGTGCCGCGCGCATGGCCACGCCTATTCTGTAG